In one Carettochelys insculpta isolate YL-2023 chromosome 6, ASM3395843v1, whole genome shotgun sequence genomic region, the following are encoded:
- the ELOB gene encoding elongin-B: protein MAAHAPSRPPCFPSSPLVLRLGGPGLSQHGGLGAGRAQSVGSEVARCRPGSWRSRGLRLRLDDRGAAGMDVFLMIRRHKTTIFTDAKESSTVYELKRIVEGILKRPPEEQRLYKDDQLLDDSKTLGDCGFTSQTARPQAPATVGLAFRAGDDSFEALRIDPFSSPPELPDVMKPQDSSSSANEQAVQ, encoded by the exons ATGGCCGCTCACGCGCCTTCCCGCCCTCCGtgttttccctcctccccattggTCCTGCGGCTCGGCGGCCCCGGCCTTTCCCAACATGGCGGCCTGGGGGCGGGCCGCGCGCAGAGCGTGGGGTCGGAGGTCGCGCGGTGCAGGCCGGGATCGTGGCGGAGCCGGGGGCTGCGGCTGCGTCTGGACGATCGGGGAGCGGCCGGGATG GACGTGTTCCTGATGATCCGACGCCACAAGACAACCATCTTCACTGACGCGAAGGAGTCCAGCACCGTGTACGAGCTGAAGCGCATTGTGGAGGGCATCCTCAAGCGGCCCCCGGAGGAGCAGCGGCTCTACaag GATGACCAGCTGCTAGATGACAGCAAGACCCTGGGAGACTGCGGCTTCACCAGCCAGACGGCACGGCCCCAGGCGCCAGCCACGGTGGGCCTGGCTTTCCGAGCTGGGG ATGACTCCTTTGAGGCTCTCCGCATCGACCCCTTCTCCAGCCCCCCCGAGCTCCCCGACGTCATGAAACCCCAGGACTCCAGCAGCAGCGCCAACGAACAGGCTGTGCAGTGA